In a genomic window of Oncorhynchus keta strain PuntledgeMale-10-30-2019 chromosome 26, Oket_V2, whole genome shotgun sequence:
- the LOC118358874 gene encoding leucine-rich repeat-containing protein 19-like, with translation MGSWGPGLCVVLCFWGTVSWNTLHGHIVGPCTVNTGTASFNCSWRKLAHIPTEIWNNATALDLSHNHLNLTNPQHLRQLQRLDQLVNLNLSGNYLPLLEKGHFCSLPFLQILDLSGCQLTSMEAGALQGLPRLGKLFLGYNILQAPLSVSAQTISFLDLNGNQELDHGSDDTSTGIRRPFHRKLLEVIEHPSPTPANSMTLTNGSEDGGLSRFSKSWQYLVAVLVSAISLSLLIAVLAKCQLVRRYLASYRHTRLIEGDTASQCDPNSLEVGFSMHNHGGHARSPHPAAVPQGEMYMEDEEDDDDGFIEDNYIQASERERAKRALELQEEEEDDMVFSIG, from the exons ATGGGGTCCTGGGGCCCCGGTCtgtgtgtggttttgtgtttCTGGGGAACAGTTAGTTGGAACACACTTCACGGTCACATTGTTGGCCCGTGTACTGTCAATACTGGCACG GCATCATTTAACTGCAGTTGGAGGAAACTGGCCCATATTCCAACAGAGATATGGAACAATGCAACCGCACTGGACCTCTCTCATAACCACCTGAACCTTACTAACCCTCAACACCTCAGACAACTACAGAGGTTGGATCAGCTGGTTAACCTAAATCTCTCAGGAAACTACCTCCCTCTGCTGGAGAAAGGCCACTTCTGCAGCCTGCCCTTCCTGCAGATACTAGACCTCAGTGGTTGCCAACTGACCTCCATGGAGGCTGGAGCTCTGCAGGGTTTACCCAGGTTAGGGAAGCTGTTTCTGGGGTACAACATACTGCAAGCCCCCCTGTCTGTTTCTGCTCAAACTATATCCTTCCTGGATCTCAATGGGAACCAAGAGCTTGACCATGGCTCTGACGATACGTCGACAGGAATTAGAAGACCATTCCATAGGAAACTGTTAGAGGTCATTGAACATCCCAGCCCAACTCCAGCTAACTCAATGACTTTGACTAATG GCAGTGAGGATGGTGGTCTGAGCCGTTTCTCCAAAAGCTGGCAGTACCTGGTAGCAGTACTGGTGTcagccatctccctctccctcctcatcgctGTCCTGGCCAAATGCCAGCTGGTCCGCCGTTACCTGGCCAGTTACCGTCACACCCGGCTGATCGAGGGGGACACAGCCAGCCAGTGTGACCCCAACAGCCTGGAGGTAGGCTTCTCTATGCACAACCATGGGGGACATGCACGGAGCCCCCACCCTGCTGCTGTCCCCCAGGGAGAGATGTacatggaggatgaggaggatgatgatgatggcttCATAGAGGATAACTACATACAAgccagtgagagggagagggctaAGAGGGCACTGGAactgcaggaggaggaggaggatgacatGGTATTTTCCATTGGCTAG